The following proteins are encoded in a genomic region of Roseinatronobacter sp. S2:
- a CDS encoding helix-turn-helix domain-containing protein, protein MADIGGINFEDVGARLRAHRIGRGISPEELAQRIGISRAALYRAEKGEIIKIETLASISRELRVSLPTLLGVGVEYISNALAFFERMRQVEEQADQIIGLFSPISYLVTTQYYDEILQDVFLESLHTDQQADANRLLKILSKRKQEFARRRPLLASVISSIDIESFLRDGLEGRHGLPFAVRAARRRAAVDEVRHIIGLLRAPDIGIQLGVSPEPFPSTSFQITRAGDQSTLTVSPFRLGHNPNISVGVGFITSAPEAVELHDSIARVLWEGSLRGQAAADHLENLIAQAKEQESNHPHD, encoded by the coding sequence GTGGCAGATATCGGCGGGATCAATTTCGAGGATGTCGGCGCGCGACTGCGGGCGCATCGCATCGGGCGCGGCATAAGCCCCGAAGAACTTGCACAGCGTATCGGAATATCGCGCGCAGCACTTTACCGCGCCGAAAAGGGCGAAATCATCAAGATCGAGACATTGGCCTCGATCTCGCGCGAGTTGCGGGTATCGCTGCCAACATTGCTTGGGGTGGGCGTCGAGTACATTTCCAACGCGCTGGCATTCTTCGAACGGATGCGACAGGTAGAGGAACAAGCAGACCAGATCATCGGCTTGTTCAGCCCCATCTCTTATCTGGTGACGACGCAATATTACGATGAGATATTGCAAGATGTGTTTCTGGAATCGCTCCACACCGACCAGCAAGCAGACGCCAACCGGCTATTGAAAATTCTTTCTAAACGAAAACAGGAATTTGCGCGGCGCAGACCCTTATTGGCGTCGGTCATTTCATCCATCGATATTGAAAGCTTCCTGCGCGATGGGCTGGAAGGACGACATGGCCTGCCCTTCGCTGTGCGCGCCGCGCGAAGGCGTGCGGCAGTGGATGAAGTGCGCCATATCATTGGCCTTCTGCGCGCACCGGACATCGGCATCCAGCTTGGTGTGTCGCCTGAACCGTTTCCGTCAACCAGTTTTCAGATTACCCGCGCAGGCGATCAGTCCACCTTGACGGTCAGCCCGTTCCGGCTTGGGCATAACCCGAATATCAGCGTTGGCGTAGGGTTTATCACCTCGGCCCCTGAAGCAGTGGAACTGCACGACAGTATTGCCCGTGTCTTGTGGGAGGGTTCGCTGCGCGGACAAGCCGCAGCAGATCATCTGGAAAACCTGATAGCACAGGCCAAAGAACAGGAAAGCAACCACCCACACGATTAA
- a CDS encoding TRAP transporter substrate-binding protein — MKTIRTFSATVAAIAALTGSAAVAQEFVAKIGHLESAAQNRHLHLEKVAALVNERTDGNVEFVLYPQAQLGDQRQMNEGVQFGSLEATVAPAAFLGGFNPVVSILDIPYLLPEDEAAAQALREGPFGEALLNSFADKGMHAIALWPNGRKHITSNLPVNDLADYANQKFRVMDSRVLIEQFNALDASAIAIPFGELYTALQTGVIDGQENPLDTIETMKYFEVQSNLVISGHGAMEDVVIFSPIWWNTLPEDYQTIIQDAFIEMVPDLVANKQAAVDRALDAVTAAGMNVREAGADERAAFREATFAATSGAYVAQAGAAGQALLDVYLAEYEKLAQ, encoded by the coding sequence ATGAAAACCATCCGTACCTTTTCAGCCACTGTCGCCGCCATCGCGGCGCTGACAGGCAGCGCCGCTGTCGCACAGGAATTCGTTGCCAAGATCGGCCACCTGGAATCTGCGGCGCAAAACCGTCACCTCCATCTGGAAAAGGTTGCCGCGCTGGTGAACGAACGGACGGATGGCAACGTGGAATTCGTCCTGTACCCACAAGCGCAACTGGGCGACCAACGCCAGATGAACGAAGGCGTGCAGTTCGGTTCACTGGAAGCCACGGTCGCCCCGGCGGCGTTTCTGGGGGGCTTCAACCCTGTTGTGTCGATTCTTGATATCCCCTACCTGTTGCCCGAAGATGAAGCTGCGGCGCAGGCGCTGCGCGAAGGCCCCTTCGGCGAGGCGCTGCTGAACAGCTTTGCAGACAAGGGCATGCACGCGATTGCCCTGTGGCCAAACGGGCGCAAACACATCACATCAAATCTGCCGGTGAATGATCTGGCCGATTACGCCAATCAGAAATTCCGCGTCATGGACAGCCGCGTTCTGATCGAACAGTTCAACGCACTTGACGCATCGGCCATCGCGATCCCCTTTGGCGAGCTTTACACCGCGTTGCAGACCGGCGTGATCGATGGGCAGGAAAACCCGCTGGATACCATTGAAACGATGAAATATTTCGAGGTTCAGAGCAACCTTGTGATTTCCGGCCATGGCGCGATGGAAGATGTCGTGATTTTCAGCCCTATCTGGTGGAATACCTTGCCTGAGGACTACCAGACCATCATTCAGGATGCTTTCATCGAAATGGTGCCGGACCTTGTGGCCAACAAACAGGCCGCCGTGGACCGCGCACTGGACGCCGTGACCGCAGCGGGCATGAATGTCCGCGAAGCCGGCGCGGATGAGCGCGCGGCCTTCCGCGAGGCCACATTTGCAGCAACCTCTGGCGCGTATGTCGCGCAAGCTGGCGCAGCGGGTCAGGCTTTGCTGGATGTCTATCTGGCGGAATACGAGAAACTGGCACAATAG
- a CDS encoding TRAP transporter small permease, translating to MLALNILRLIERSVLVAIFLTMVALYFSNVVAREMGGQIASSFAWIEEAVRMLNLFLVFLGLGLALERGRHVGIRNLRDKLPEGVRRVLLKITDVAGLAFALYIAWLGFGLAQFVLGTGQRSPTLGVPMGLIYLAPVAGFVLLALRYGLSLFGVIDRFADAEEAE from the coding sequence ATGCTGGCCCTGAACATACTCCGGCTGATCGAGCGTTCAGTCCTTGTCGCTATTTTTCTGACCATGGTCGCGCTTTACTTCTCAAATGTCGTTGCGCGGGAAATGGGCGGTCAGATTGCGTCATCCTTCGCATGGATCGAAGAAGCGGTGCGCATGCTGAACCTGTTTCTGGTGTTTCTGGGGTTGGGGCTGGCGCTGGAACGCGGACGCCATGTCGGCATTCGAAATTTGCGCGACAAGCTGCCTGAGGGGGTGCGCCGGGTGCTGCTGAAAATCACGGATGTCGCAGGGCTGGCCTTCGCGCTGTATATCGCCTGGCTTGGGTTTGGGCTGGCGCAGTTTGTTCTGGGCACCGGTCAGCGGTCCCCGACGCTGGGCGTGCCGATGGGGCTTATCTATCTCGCCCCCGTCGCGGGTTTTGTGCTGTTGGCGCTGCGGTATGGCCTAAGCCTGTTCGGGGTGATCGACCGCTTTGCGGATGCGGAGGAAGCGGAATGA
- a CDS encoding TRAP transporter large permease, with product MIMGLIIILAVALLVLGFEMFLVLAVPALAYKAVFYPNLPDLVVVQKILGGVDHATLLAIPFFIFAANLMGSGQIARQLVSVVKALLGHTRGGMGHVVVGGSMAFGAVSGSAPATVAAMSRMAYPELRRSGYSDKFSLGLIVSSAETALLIPPSITMIIYGWMTGTSIARLFAGGLAVGLVLGLAFALYVNYVARRDGISRAPRASWATRARMIWQAKWAIGMPVIILGGIYSGTFTATEAAAISVVYAILVEVVILRSLTLRGLFEVTEQSAINTCIIFVLLAMGGLVSYFVTLAQVPNEIISFLSAIDASWITFLLVVNICFLIAGMFIDPNSALLILVPPLYPVAVAMGIDPVHFGLIVTLNIGLGMITPPFGLDIFVASSTLRKPVATIISGVWPFLAVNLIVLMLITYIPQISLFIPRLIFG from the coding sequence ATGATCATGGGCCTGATTATTATTCTTGCCGTGGCATTGCTGGTGCTGGGCTTCGAGATGTTTCTGGTGCTGGCAGTGCCCGCGCTGGCCTATAAGGCAGTGTTCTATCCCAATCTGCCCGATCTGGTGGTGGTGCAGAAAATTCTCGGCGGCGTGGATCATGCCACGCTTCTTGCGATCCCGTTTTTTATATTCGCCGCCAACCTGATGGGGTCCGGGCAAATTGCACGGCAGTTGGTGTCGGTGGTCAAGGCCCTGCTGGGCCATACGCGCGGTGGCATGGGGCATGTGGTTGTCGGCGGGTCAATGGCATTTGGCGCGGTGTCCGGGTCGGCGCCGGCCACTGTGGCGGCCATGTCGCGCATGGCCTATCCGGAATTGCGGCGCAGCGGCTACTCTGACAAGTTTTCGCTGGGTCTGATTGTCTCCAGCGCTGAAACCGCGCTTCTGATTCCGCCGTCGATCACCATGATTATCTATGGCTGGATGACGGGCACCTCTATTGCGCGACTGTTTGCGGGCGGGCTGGCCGTGGGGCTGGTGCTGGGCCTGGCGTTCGCGCTGTATGTCAACTATGTCGCCCGCCGCGACGGAATCAGCCGCGCACCGCGCGCCAGTTGGGCCACCCGCGCAAGGATGATCTGGCAAGCGAAATGGGCCATTGGTATGCCGGTAATCATTCTGGGCGGGATTTACTCGGGCACCTTCACCGCGACCGAAGCTGCCGCGATCAGTGTTGTCTATGCCATTCTGGTCGAGGTGGTGATCCTGCGCAGCCTGACCTTGCGCGGCCTGTTCGAGGTGACAGAGCAAAGCGCGATCAACACTTGCATCATCTTTGTGTTGCTGGCGATGGGCGGCCTTGTGTCCTATTTCGTCACGCTGGCGCAGGTTCCGAACGAGATCATCAGCTTTCTAAGCGCAATCGATGCAAGCTGGATCACCTTCTTGTTGGTCGTCAACATCTGTTTCCTGATCGCGGGCATGTTCATTGACCCGAATTCGGCCCTGCTGATTCTGGTGCCGCCGCTGTATCCGGTGGCGGTGGCGATGGGCATTGATCCGGTGCATTTCGGGCTTATCGTGACGCTCAACATCGGGCTGGGGATGATTACACCCCCGTTCGGGCTGGATATCTTCGTGGCCTCGTCCACGCTGCGCAAACCTGTCGCAACCATCATTTCCGGGGTGTGGCCGTTTTTGGCGGTGAATCTGATCGTGTTGATGCTGATTACCTATATCCCGCAGATATCACTGTTCATCCCGCGACTGATTTTCGGCTGA
- a CDS encoding dihydroorotate dehydrogenase electron transfer subunit, which produces MNALSKDPVGIQPRYRCAEALAVVHSNTTVNTDYRLLTLDAPAEVLDCAPGQFFQLLCPTTADDQPFLRRPMSIYDFDAQAGTLRFLYKVAGAGTRGLATLRPGDRLNVLGPLGQGFSMQDDWQRLMLVARGVGLATLAPLARQAQALGRQLTAICSARAPEFVMSVELFRDYGAEVVVVTDTDGSSAPEALRALIMQKIADTGVDAFYTCGSYRIARLLQTIGAAHNIPGEIAVEQQMACGLGMCQACVRPFHEDGEIVHRRVCREGPVFPLAGLVSGGAT; this is translated from the coding sequence ATGAATGCCTTGTCCAAAGACCCTGTAGGGATTCAGCCCCGCTACCGCTGCGCCGAAGCGCTGGCCGTGGTCCACAGCAATACTACCGTGAACACTGATTACAGGTTGCTGACACTGGATGCCCCTGCCGAGGTGCTGGATTGCGCGCCGGGTCAGTTCTTTCAACTGCTATGCCCCACAACCGCTGATGATCAGCCGTTTCTGCGCCGCCCCATGAGTATCTATGATTTCGATGCGCAGGCGGGCACCTTGCGGTTCCTGTACAAGGTAGCGGGCGCGGGCACGCGCGGACTTGCCACCTTGCGCCCGGGTGACAGGCTGAATGTGCTTGGCCCGCTGGGACAGGGGTTCAGCATGCAAGACGACTGGCAGCGCCTGATGCTGGTTGCGCGCGGCGTGGGTCTGGCAACGCTTGCGCCCTTGGCGCGGCAGGCGCAGGCACTGGGACGGCAACTGACGGCCATCTGTTCGGCGCGCGCGCCCGAATTCGTGATGTCGGTCGAGCTGTTCCGCGATTATGGCGCAGAGGTGGTTGTGGTGACCGACACGGACGGATCATCTGCACCCGAAGCGTTGCGCGCCCTGATCATGCAGAAAATCGCGGATACGGGCGTCGATGCCTTTTATACATGCGGGTCATACAGGATTGCGCGGCTGTTGCAGACCATCGGTGCTGCGCACAATATTCCCGGCGAAATTGCGGTAGAACAGCAAATGGCCTGCGGTCTTGGCATGTGTCAGGCTTGCGTGCGTCCGTTCCACGAGGATGGGGAAATCGTGCATCGCCGCGTGTGCCGCGAGGGGCCGGTGTTTCCGTTGGCCGGGTTGGTATCGGGGGGGGCAACATGA
- a CDS encoding dihydroorotate dehydrogenase codes for MNRLETAVGRVALANPIMPASGTFTEDLADVFDLGILGAHVLKTFTTESRSGNPTPRVCDLTGGMMNAIGIPSKGLDYFLTQTLPFWARYDVPLIVSISAHSYDAFARLAAAVSVPGVAAIEANISCPNIEADGRAFAVRADTTGQVVAQLRRATNLPLWVKLSPNTGEPVEVAQAAEAAGAEALVVANTLLGMAIDIETRKPRLGNVMGGISGPAIKPVALRMTYQAANATRIPVIGCGGITTVADVVEFLIAGATAVQVGTATFQSPTTMQRLLSGLDDWLRTHDVASITELCGSVALAIPQTKNPAISI; via the coding sequence ATGAACCGCCTTGAAACAGCCGTGGGGCGGGTGGCGCTGGCCAATCCCATTATGCCCGCATCCGGCACCTTCACCGAGGATCTGGCCGATGTGTTCGATCTTGGCATTCTGGGCGCGCATGTGCTGAAAACCTTTACCACGGAATCCCGCAGCGGCAATCCGACCCCGCGCGTGTGCGACCTGACAGGCGGGATGATGAATGCCATTGGCATTCCGTCAAAGGGGCTGGACTATTTTCTGACCCAGACCCTGCCGTTCTGGGCACGATACGATGTGCCGTTGATCGTTTCGATTTCGGCGCATAGCTATGACGCCTTTGCGCGTCTGGCCGCAGCCGTTTCGGTTCCCGGTGTTGCCGCGATCGAGGCGAATATTTCTTGCCCGAATATCGAAGCTGACGGGCGCGCATTCGCGGTGCGCGCTGATACCACAGGGCAGGTGGTGGCACAGTTGCGCCGCGCGACGAACCTGCCCTTATGGGTGAAACTATCGCCAAATACCGGCGAACCGGTGGAAGTGGCACAGGCGGCCGAAGCGGCCGGTGCCGAAGCACTGGTGGTGGCGAATACGCTGCTGGGCATGGCCATCGACATTGAAACGCGCAAACCCCGACTGGGGAATGTCATGGGCGGTATATCCGGCCCTGCGATAAAGCCTGTCGCGCTGCGCATGACCTATCAGGCGGCCAATGCCACGCGCATTCCGGTGATTGGCTGCGGTGGCATTACCACAGTCGCCGATGTCGTCGAATTCCTGATCGCAGGTGCCACCGCGGTGCAGGTCGGCACCGCCACATTCCAGTCTCCAACCACCATGCAGCGGTTGTTGTCAGGGCTTGATGACTGGTTGCGAACACATGACGTGGCATCGATCACCGAACTTTGCGGCAGTGTCGCACTGGCCATTCCCCAGACCAAAAACCCAGCGATATCAATATGA
- a CDS encoding Zn-dependent hydrolase — protein MNAAEPDTLSLLAQKIFDDLRAMSPDGAGVSRPAYSSIETRALDYLSDVARAHGLAVDHDAAGNGWFCLPEHRDADRFMVVGSHIDSVPEGGNFDGLAGVVAGLLVLIRAQGRGLRIPVKCLALRGEESAWFGSCYLGSKALTGQMTATELAAPHKADGRPLADHMADLGIDTAAIAAGQSLIAPDRIAGYVELHIEQGPLLVERDIPAAVVTGIRGNIRYRAITCTGEGGHSGAVPRVYRRDPVLAMADLLTRLDDSWLHILQTGGDLVLTSGVVGTDPARHAITRIADSISFSLDIRSQSTEVLAHMRDYLHEEMADIARVRSVSFDTGPEIPAAPALMDKTMVRDLMEAMRSTGIEPFSMASGAGHDAAVFAQAGVPAAMIFVRNRNGSHNPREAMEIADFMVGTRIISAYLEALQP, from the coding sequence ATGAACGCCGCCGAACCCGATACCCTGTCGCTGCTTGCACAAAAGATCTTCGACGATCTGCGCGCCATGTCGCCCGATGGTGCAGGTGTCAGTCGCCCCGCCTATTCCAGTATCGAGACGCGCGCGCTGGACTATCTGTCGGACGTCGCGCGCGCCCATGGGCTGGCTGTGGATCATGACGCTGCGGGCAATGGCTGGTTTTGTCTGCCCGAACACCGCGACGCCGACCGCTTCATGGTGGTAGGGTCGCATATCGACAGCGTGCCCGAGGGCGGGAATTTCGACGGCCTTGCCGGCGTTGTCGCGGGGTTGCTGGTCCTGATCCGCGCGCAAGGCCGTGGGCTGCGCATTCCGGTGAAATGTCTGGCGCTGCGTGGCGAAGAAAGCGCATGGTTCGGCTCATGCTATCTGGGATCAAAGGCCTTGACAGGACAAATGACAGCCACCGAACTGGCCGCGCCGCACAAGGCAGATGGACGTCCGCTTGCGGACCATATGGCCGATCTGGGTATCGACACGGCGGCTATTGCGGCAGGTCAATCGCTGATCGCGCCGGACCGCATCGCGGGCTATGTAGAACTGCATATCGAACAGGGACCGCTATTGGTAGAGCGCGACATCCCCGCTGCTGTGGTGACCGGCATCAGGGGGAATATACGCTACCGCGCAATCACCTGCACCGGCGAGGGGGGGCATTCGGGCGCAGTGCCGCGTGTCTATCGCCGTGATCCGGTGCTGGCCATGGCCGACCTGCTGACGCGGCTGGATGACAGCTGGCTGCACATCCTGCAAACCGGCGGTGATCTGGTGCTGACCTCGGGGGTGGTCGGCACCGACCCTGCGCGCCATGCCATCACGCGGATCGCCGACAGCATCAGTTTCAGTCTGGATATCCGGTCGCAAAGCACAGAAGTTCTCGCGCATATGCGTGACTATCTGCACGAAGAAATGGCAGATATCGCGCGGGTGCGCAGCGTCAGTTTCGACACAGGCCCCGAAATACCCGCCGCCCCCGCCCTGATGGACAAGACCATGGTGCGCGACCTGATGGAGGCCATGCGCAGCACCGGGATTGAACCGTTCAGCATGGCATCAGGGGCGGGGCATGACGCTGCGGTTTTTGCGCAGGCAGGCGTGCCGGCCGCGATGATCTTCGTACGCAACCGCAATGGGTCGCATAATCCGCGCGAAGCGATGGAGATTGCGGATTTTATGGTGGGAACCCGGATCATTTCCGCCTATCTGGAGGCCCTACAGCCATGA
- a CDS encoding orotate phosphoribosyltransferase: MTGLTPARRAEIARETALALLQIGAVRLSVDRPFMFSSGLVSPVYIDCRRIISYPDIRERLMACATEVLRNDIAGTEAVAGGETAGIPFAALIAANTALPMQYVRKRPKGYGPHAQVEGVVLPGQQVTLIEDLTTDGGSKLRFCKALRRAGAQVSDCLVIFYYDIFPQTRDMLTAEGLTLHALANWQDILAVAGTDSPFSSRELAEIRSFLDNPLDWSARNGGASRLFFQERTV; encoded by the coding sequence ATGACCGGATTGACGCCCGCACGGCGCGCTGAAATCGCACGGGAAACAGCGCTGGCGCTGTTGCAGATTGGTGCAGTGCGCCTGTCGGTGGACCGCCCGTTCATGTTCAGCTCCGGGCTTGTCAGTCCTGTCTATATCGATTGCCGCCGCATCATTTCTTATCCAGACATACGCGAACGCCTTATGGCCTGCGCGACAGAAGTGTTGCGAAATGATATCGCAGGCACCGAAGCGGTCGCGGGCGGCGAAACAGCTGGCATTCCCTTTGCTGCGCTGATCGCCGCCAACACCGCCCTGCCCATGCAATATGTGCGCAAACGGCCCAAGGGTTATGGCCCGCATGCGCAGGTCGAAGGCGTGGTATTACCCGGCCAGCAAGTGACCCTGATCGAGGATCTGACCACCGATGGCGGATCAAAGCTGCGTTTTTGCAAGGCATTGCGCCGTGCGGGCGCGCAGGTGTCGGATTGTCTGGTTATTTTTTACTATGATATTTTCCCCCAGACCCGCGACATGCTGACCGCCGAAGGGCTGACGCTGCACGCCCTGGCCAATTGGCAGGATATTCTGGCCGTGGCAGGCACAGACAGCCCGTTCAGCAGCCGTGAACTGGCCGAAATCCGGTCATTTCTGGACAATCCACTTGACTGGTCGGCCCGCAATGGCGGGGCATCTCGGCTGTTTTTCCAAGAAAGGACTGTATGA